Proteins from a genomic interval of Phocoena phocoena chromosome 20, mPhoPho1.1, whole genome shotgun sequence:
- the PAF1 gene encoding RNA polymerase II-associated factor 1 homolog, which produces MAPTIQTQAQREDGHRPNSHRTLPERSGVVCRVKYCNSLPDIPFDPKFITYPFDQNRFVQYKATSLEKQHKHDLLTEPDLGVTIDLINPDTYRIDPNVLLDPADEKLLEEEIQAPTSSKRSQQHAKVVPWMRKTEYISTEFNRYGISNEKPEVKIGVSVKQQFTEEEIYKDRDSQITAIEKTFEDAQKSISQHYSKPRVTPVEVMPVFPDFKMWINPCAQVIFDSDPAPKDTSGAAALEMMSQAMIRGMMDEEGNQFVAYFLPVEETLKKRKRDQEEEMDYAPDDVYDYKIAREYNWNVKNKASKGYEENYFFIFREGDGVYYNELETRVRLSKRRAKAGVQSGTNALLVVKHRDMNEKELEAQEARKAQLENHEPEEEEEEEMEMEEKEAGGSDEEREKGSSSEKEGSEDERSGSESEREEGDRDEASDKSGSGEDESSEDEARAARDKEEIFGSDADSEDDADSDDEDRGRAHGSDNDSDSGSDGGGQRSRSASPFPSGSEHSAQEDGSEAAASDSSEAESDSD; this is translated from the exons ATGGCGCCCACTATCCAGACCCAGGCCCAGCGCGAGGATGGCCACAG GCCCAATTCTCACCGGACTCTGCCTGAGAG GTCTGGAGTGGTCTGCCGAGTCAAGTACTGCAATAGCCTCCCTGACATCCCCTTCGACCCCAAGTTCATCACCTATCCCTTCGACCAGAACAG GTTCGTCCAGTACAAAGCGACTTCCTTGGAGAAACAGCACAAACATGATCTCCTGACTGAGCCAGACCTGGGAGTTACCATTGACCTCATCAACCCTGATACCTACCGCATCGACCCCAATG TACTCCTAGATCCAGCTGATGAGAAGCTTTTGGAAGAGGAGATTCAGGCCCCTACCAGCTCCAAGAG ATCCCAGCAGCATGCAAAGGTGGTGCCATGGATGCGGAAGACAGAGTACATCTCCACCGAGTTCAATCGTTACGGCATttccaatgagaagcctgaggtTAA GATTGGGGTTTCTGTGAAGCAGCAGTTCACTGAGGAAGAAATATACAAAGACAGGGATAGCCAGATCACAGCTATTGAGAAGACTTTTGAGGATGCCCAGAAATCC ATCTCCCAGCATTACAGCAAGCCCCGAGTGACACCAGTGGAGGTCATGCCTGTCTTTCCAGATTTTAAG ATGTGGATCAACCCTTGCGCTCAGGTAATCTTTGATTCAGACCCTGCCCCCAAGGACACAAGTGGTGCAGCTGCATTGGAGATGATGTCTCAGGCCATGATCAG GGGCATGATGGATGAGGAAGGGAACCAATTTGTGGCTTACTTCCTGCCTGTGGAAGAAACACTGAAGAAACGAAAACGGGACCAGGAAGAGGAGATGGATTATGCACCAGATGACGT ATACGACTACAAGATTGCTCGGGAGTACAACTGGAATGTGAAGAACAAGGCTAGCAAGGGCTACGAGGAGAACTACTTCTTCATCTTCCGAGAGGGTGATGGGGTATACTACAATGAGTTGGAGACCAG GGTCCGCCTGAGTAAGCGCCGAGCCAAGGCTGGGGTTCAGTCGGGTACGAATGCCCTGCTTGTGGTCAAACACCGGGACATGAATGAGAAGGAACTAGAAGCCCAG GAGGCACGGAAGGCCCAGCTGGAGAACCACGAACccgaggaggaagaagaggaggaaatggagatggaagagaaagaagCTGGGGGCTCAG atgaggaacgaGAGAAGGGCAGCAGCAGTGAGAAGGAAGGCAGCGAGGATGAGCGCTCAGGCAGTGAGAGTGAACGGGAGGAGGGTGACAGGGACGAGGCGAGTGACAAGAGTGGCAGCGGTGAGGATGAAAGCAGTGAGGATGAGGCCCGGGCTGCCAGGGACAAAGAGGAGATCTTCGGCAGTGATGCTGATTCGGAGGACGACGCTGACTCTGATGATGAGGACAGAGgacgggcccacggcagtgacaATGATTCAGACAGTGGCAGCGATGGGGGTGGCCAGCGGAGCCGGAGCGCCAGCCCCTTCCCCAGTGGCAGCGAGCACTCTGCTCAGGAGGATGGCAGTGAAGCCGCAGCTTCTGATTCCAGTGAAGCTGAAAGTGACAGTGACTGA
- the SAMD4B gene encoding protein Smaug homolog 2 isoform X2 yields MMFRDQVGILAGWFKGWNECEQTVALLSLLKRVTRTQARFLQLCLEHSLADCNDIHLLESEANSAAIVSQWQQESKEKVVSLLLSHLPLLQPGNTEAKSEYMRLLQKVLAYSIESNAFIEESRQLLSYALIHPATTLEDRNALALWLSHLEERLASGFRTRPEPTYHSRQGSDEWGGPAELGPGEAGPGWQDKPPRENGHVPFHPPSSVPPAINSIGSNANAGLPCQIHPSPLKRSMSLIPTSPQAPGEWPSPEELGARAAFTTPDHAPLSPQSSVASSGSEQTEEQGSSRNTFQEDGSGMKDVPSWLKSLRLHKYAALFSQMSYEEMMTLTEQHLESQNVTKGARHKIALSIQKLRERQSVLKSLEKDVLEGGNLRNALQELQQIIITPIKAYSVLQATVAAATATTSTAKDGGRGEPPLPGAEPPLAHPGTDKGSEAKDPPAAEGYPPPPAPAPTDGSEPAPAPVADGDIPSQFTRVMGKVCTQLLVSRPDEENITSYLQLIEKCLTHEAFTETQKKRLLSWKQQVLKLLRTFPRKAALEMQNYRQQKGWAFGSNSLPIAGSVGMGVARRTQRQFPMPPRALPPGRMGLLSPSGIGGISPRHALTSPSLGGQGRQNLWFANPGGSNSMPSQSRSSVQRTHSLPVHSSPQAVLMFPPDCPVPGPDLEINPTLESLCLSMTEHALGGPSRDLC; encoded by the exons CCATCGTCAGCCAGTGGCAGCAGGAGTCCAAAGAGAAGGTGGTGTCCCTCCTGCTGTCCCACCTACCCCTGCTTCAGCCAGGCAACACAGAGGCCAAGTCGGAGTACATGAGGCTGCTGCAGAAAGTGCTGGCCTACTCGATTGAGAGCAATGCCTTCATCGAGGAGAGCCGCCAGCTGCTCTCCTATGCCCTCATCCACCCGGCCACCACTCTGGAGGACCGCAATGCGCTGGCCCTCTGGCTGAGTCACTTGGAAGAGCGGCTAGCTAGCGGCTTCCGCACCCGGCCTGAGCCCACCTACCACTCACGCCAGGGCTCGGATGAGTGGGGTGGCCCTGcagagctgggccctggggaggcAGGACCAGGCTGGCAGGACAAGCCACCCCGGGAAAATGGACACGTGCCCTTCCACCCACCCAGCTCAGTGCCGCCAGCCATCAACAGTATTGGGAGCAACGCAAACGCAG GTCTCCCCTGCCAAATCCACCCCAGCCCGCTGAAGCGCTCCATGTCGCTCATCCCCACGAGCCCCCAGGCCCCTGGTGAGTGGCCGAGTCCAGAGGAGCTTGGGGCCCGGGCTGCTTTCACCACGCCCGACCACGCACCCCTCTCGCCCCAGAGCAGCGTGGCCTCCTCTGGCAGCGAGCAGACGGAGGAGCAGGGCTCCAGCCGGAACACTTTTCAGGAGGACGGCAGTGGCATGAAAG ATGTGCCCTCGTGGCTTAAGAGCCTCCGCTTGCACAAGTACGCGGCCCTCTTCTCACAGATGAGCTATGAGGAGATGATGACACTGACTGAGCAGCACTTGGAGTCTCAG AATGTCACCAAAGGTGCCCGCCACAAGATAGCCCTGAGCATCCAGAAGCTGCGCGAGAGGCAGAGTGTCCTCAAATCCCTGGAGAAG GATGTGCTGGAAGGCGGGAATCTGCGAAACGCTCTGCAGGAGCTGCAGCAGATCATCATCACCCCCATCAAGGCCTACAGTGTCCTTCAGGCCACTGTGGCTGCCGCCACCGCCACCACCTCTACTGCCAAGGACGGGGGCCGGGGGGAGCCACCGCTGCCAGGTGCGGAGCCTCCCCTGGCTCACCCTGGCACAGACAAGGGCAGTGAGGCCAAGGACCCTCCAGCTGCAGAGGGCTACCCCCCTCCACCAGCTCCAGCTCCCACTGATGGCAGTGAGCCAGCCCCGGCTCCCGTCGCTGATGGAGACATCCCCAGTCAGTTTACACGGGTGATGGGCAAAG TGTGCACCCAGCTGCTGGTGTCCCGACCAGACGAGGAGAACATCACCAGTTACCTCCAGCTCATCGAAAAGTGCCTGACTCATGAG GCTTTCACGGAAACGCAGAAGAAACGGCTGCTGTCCTGGAAACAGCAAGTGCTGAAGCTCCTCCGGACCTTCCCGCGCAAAGCCGCACTAGAGATGCAGAACTACCGGCAGCAGAAAGG CTGGGCATTCGGCTCCAACTCACTCCCCATAGCTGGCtctgtggggatgggggtggcccGGCGGACCCAGCGGCAGTTCCCAATGCCTCCCCGGGCCCTTCCGCCTGGCAGAATGGGCCTTCTGAGCCCCTCGGGCATTGGGGGCATCTCCCCTCGACATGCCCTCACCAGCCCCAGCCTTGGGGGCCAGGGCCGACAG AACCTGTGGTTCGCCAACCCTGGAGGCAGCAACAGCATGCCCAGCCAGAGCCGCAGCTCTGTGCAGCGGACCCACTCGCTCCCGGTCCACTCGTCCCCCCAGGCCGTTCTCATGTTCCCTCCAG ACTGCCCGGTCCCTGGGCCTGACCTGGAGATCAATCCCACTCTGGAGTCTCTGTGTCTGAGCATGACAGAACACGCCTTGGGTG GCCCGTCGAGGGATCTctgctga
- the ZFP36 gene encoding mRNA decay activator protein ZFP36 encodes MDLTAIYETLQLLSPDLPSDHGETESSSAWASSGLWSLGSPDSSSSGVAARLPGRSTSLVEGRSCGWVPPPPGFAPLAPRPGPELSPSPTSPTVTPTTSSRYKTELCRTFSESGRCRYGAKCQFAHGLGELRQASRHPKYKTELCHKFYLQGRCPYGSRCHFIHNPSEDLGASGHPHVLRQSISFSGLPSGRRTSPPPAGLTGLSLSSCSFSLSSSPPPPPGDLPLSPSAFSAAPGTPVARRDPTPACCPSCRRATPSSVWGPLGGLARSPSAHSLGSDPDEYASSGSSLGGSDSPVFEAGVFGPPQPSAAPRRLPIFNRISVSE; translated from the exons ATGGATCTCACCGCCATCTACGAG ACCCTCCAGTTGCTGAGCCCTGACCTGCCTTCCGACCACGGAGAGACTGAGTCCAGCTCGGCCTGGGCCTCCTCGGGACTCTGGAGCCTCGGCTCACCCGACTCCAGCTCGTCTGGGGTGGCTGCCCGCCTGCCTGGCCGCTCCACCAGCCTGGTGGAGGGTCGCAGCTGCGGCTgggtgcccccacccccaggcttcgCGCCCCTGGCTCCCCGTCCAGGCCCTGAACTGTCGCCCTCACCCACCTCGCCTACTGTGACCCCCACCACCTCCTCCCGCTACAAGACTGAGCTATGTCGGACCTTCTCAGAAAGCGGGCGCTGCCGCTATGGGGCCAAGTGCCAGTTTGCCCACGGCCTGGGTGAGCTGCGCCAGGCCAGTCGCCACCCCAAGTACAAGACGGAACTGTGCCACAAGTTCTACCTCCAGGGCCGCTGCCCCTACGGCTCACGCTGCCACTTCATCCACAACCCCAGCGAGGACCTGGGTGCCTCCGGCCACCCCCACGTGCTGCGCCAGAGCATCAGCTTCTCAGGCCTGCCCTCAGGCCGCCGAACCTCGCCACCACCAGCAGGCCTAACAGGCCTTTCCCTGTCCTCGTGTTCCTTCTCACTCTCcagctccccaccaccaccacctgggGACCTTCCACTTTCACCCTCTGCCTTCTCTGCTGCCCCAGGGACCCCGGTGGCCCGAAGGGACCCCACCCCAGCCTGTTGTCCTTCCTGCCGAAGGGCCACCCCCAGCAGCGTCTGGGGGCCCTTGGGTGGCTTGGCTCGGAGCCCCTCTGCGcactccctgggatctgatcCTGACGAATATGCTAGCAGCGGCAGCAGCCTGGGGGGATCTGACTCGCCTGTCTTCGAGGCCGGGGTTTTTGGGCCACCCCAACCATCTGCAGCCCCCAGGAGACTCCCCATCTTCAATCGTATCTCCGTTTCGGAGTGA
- the MED29 gene encoding mediator of RNA polymerase II transcription subunit 29, producing the protein MLESAGEQRASDALPAREARKMAASQQQASAASSAASVSGPGSAGGSGPQQQPQPPTQLVGPAQSGLLQQQQQDFDPVQRYKMLIPQLKESLQTLMKVAAQNLIQNTNIDNGQKSSDGPIQRFDKCLEEFYALCDQLELCLRLAHECLSQSCDSAKHSPTLVPTATKPDAVQPDSLPYPQYLAVIKAQIACAKDIHTALLDCANKVTGKTPAPPTGPGGAL; encoded by the exons ATGTTGGAGTCAGCAGGCGAGCA ACGCGCTTCTGACGCACTTCCCGCCCGCGAAGCGAGAAAGATGGCTGCATCCCAGCAGCAGGCTTCCGCGGCTTCCTCTGCCGCTAGTGTGTCAGGTCCGGGTTCGGCCGGTGGCTCGGGTCCCCAGCAGCAGCCACAACCACCAACACAGCTTGTGGGACCTGCCCAGAGCGGGCTTTTGCAGCAACAGCAACAGGACTTCGATCCTGTGCAGCGTTATAAGATGCTCATCCCGCAGCTGAAGGAAAGTCTGCAG acctTGATGAAGGTTGCAGCCCAGAACTTGATTCAGAACACTAACATTGACAATGGACA GAAGAGCAGCGATGGACCCATTCAGCGCTTTGACAAGTGTCTGGAGGAGTTCTACGCACTCTGTGACCAGCTAGAGCTCTGCCTG CGCCTGGCCCATGAGTGCCTGTCACAGAGTTGCGACAGTGCCAAGCACTCTCCGACACTGGTGCCCACAGCCACCAAGCCCGACGCCGTCCAGCCTGACAGCCTGCCCTATCCGCAATACCTGGCGGTCATCAAAGCCCAGATTGCCTGTGCCAAGGACATTCACACTGCCCTGCTGGACTGCGCCAACAAGGTCACAGGCAAGACGCCTGCACCGCCTACGGGCCCGGGGGGCGCCCTGTGa
- the SAMD4B gene encoding protein Smaug homolog 2 isoform X1, giving the protein MMFRDQVGILAGWFKGWNECEQTVALLSLLKRVTRTQARFLQLCLEHSLADCNDIHLLESEANSAAIVSQWQQESKEKVVSLLLSHLPLLQPGNTEAKSEYMRLLQKVLAYSIESNAFIEESRQLLSYALIHPATTLEDRNALALWLSHLEERLASGFRTRPEPTYHSRQGSDEWGGPAELGPGEAGPGWQDKPPRENGHVPFHPPSSVPPAINSIGSNANAGLPCQIHPSPLKRSMSLIPTSPQAPGEWPSPEELGARAAFTTPDHAPLSPQSSVASSGSEQTEEQGSSRNTFQEDGSGMKDVPSWLKSLRLHKYAALFSQMSYEEMMTLTEQHLESQNVTKGARHKIALSIQKLRERQSVLKSLEKDVLEGGNLRNALQELQQIIITPIKAYSVLQATVAAATATTSTAKDGGRGEPPLPGAEPPLAHPGTDKGSEAKDPPAAEGYPPPPAPAPTDGSEPAPAPVADGDIPSQFTRVMGKVCTQLLVSRPDEENITSYLQLIEKCLTHEAFTETQKKRLLSWKQQVLKLLRTFPRKAALEMQNYRQQKGWAFGSNSLPIAGSVGMGVARRTQRQFPMPPRALPPGRMGLLSPSGIGGISPRHALTSPSLGGQGRQNLWFANPGGSNSMPSQSRSSVQRTHSLPVHSSPQAVLMFPPDCPVPGPDLEINPTLESLCLSMTEHALGDGTDKTSTI; this is encoded by the exons CCATCGTCAGCCAGTGGCAGCAGGAGTCCAAAGAGAAGGTGGTGTCCCTCCTGCTGTCCCACCTACCCCTGCTTCAGCCAGGCAACACAGAGGCCAAGTCGGAGTACATGAGGCTGCTGCAGAAAGTGCTGGCCTACTCGATTGAGAGCAATGCCTTCATCGAGGAGAGCCGCCAGCTGCTCTCCTATGCCCTCATCCACCCGGCCACCACTCTGGAGGACCGCAATGCGCTGGCCCTCTGGCTGAGTCACTTGGAAGAGCGGCTAGCTAGCGGCTTCCGCACCCGGCCTGAGCCCACCTACCACTCACGCCAGGGCTCGGATGAGTGGGGTGGCCCTGcagagctgggccctggggaggcAGGACCAGGCTGGCAGGACAAGCCACCCCGGGAAAATGGACACGTGCCCTTCCACCCACCCAGCTCAGTGCCGCCAGCCATCAACAGTATTGGGAGCAACGCAAACGCAG GTCTCCCCTGCCAAATCCACCCCAGCCCGCTGAAGCGCTCCATGTCGCTCATCCCCACGAGCCCCCAGGCCCCTGGTGAGTGGCCGAGTCCAGAGGAGCTTGGGGCCCGGGCTGCTTTCACCACGCCCGACCACGCACCCCTCTCGCCCCAGAGCAGCGTGGCCTCCTCTGGCAGCGAGCAGACGGAGGAGCAGGGCTCCAGCCGGAACACTTTTCAGGAGGACGGCAGTGGCATGAAAG ATGTGCCCTCGTGGCTTAAGAGCCTCCGCTTGCACAAGTACGCGGCCCTCTTCTCACAGATGAGCTATGAGGAGATGATGACACTGACTGAGCAGCACTTGGAGTCTCAG AATGTCACCAAAGGTGCCCGCCACAAGATAGCCCTGAGCATCCAGAAGCTGCGCGAGAGGCAGAGTGTCCTCAAATCCCTGGAGAAG GATGTGCTGGAAGGCGGGAATCTGCGAAACGCTCTGCAGGAGCTGCAGCAGATCATCATCACCCCCATCAAGGCCTACAGTGTCCTTCAGGCCACTGTGGCTGCCGCCACCGCCACCACCTCTACTGCCAAGGACGGGGGCCGGGGGGAGCCACCGCTGCCAGGTGCGGAGCCTCCCCTGGCTCACCCTGGCACAGACAAGGGCAGTGAGGCCAAGGACCCTCCAGCTGCAGAGGGCTACCCCCCTCCACCAGCTCCAGCTCCCACTGATGGCAGTGAGCCAGCCCCGGCTCCCGTCGCTGATGGAGACATCCCCAGTCAGTTTACACGGGTGATGGGCAAAG TGTGCACCCAGCTGCTGGTGTCCCGACCAGACGAGGAGAACATCACCAGTTACCTCCAGCTCATCGAAAAGTGCCTGACTCATGAG GCTTTCACGGAAACGCAGAAGAAACGGCTGCTGTCCTGGAAACAGCAAGTGCTGAAGCTCCTCCGGACCTTCCCGCGCAAAGCCGCACTAGAGATGCAGAACTACCGGCAGCAGAAAGG CTGGGCATTCGGCTCCAACTCACTCCCCATAGCTGGCtctgtggggatgggggtggcccGGCGGACCCAGCGGCAGTTCCCAATGCCTCCCCGGGCCCTTCCGCCTGGCAGAATGGGCCTTCTGAGCCCCTCGGGCATTGGGGGCATCTCCCCTCGACATGCCCTCACCAGCCCCAGCCTTGGGGGCCAGGGCCGACAG AACCTGTGGTTCGCCAACCCTGGAGGCAGCAACAGCATGCCCAGCCAGAGCCGCAGCTCTGTGCAGCGGACCCACTCGCTCCCGGTCCACTCGTCCCCCCAGGCCGTTCTCATGTTCCCTCCAG ACTGCCCGGTCCCTGGGCCTGACCTGGAGATCAATCCCACTCTGGAGTCTCTGTGTCTGAGCATGACAGAACACGCCTTGGGTG ATGGGACAGACAAAACCTCCACCATCTGA